In the genome of Nitrospiria bacterium, one region contains:
- a CDS encoding DUF2933 domain-containing protein, translated as MQNKHGPQGKNWLGQPANLGLLGFLAIVGFLLLSEHWAHFFGILPYLLLLACPFIHLFMHRKHGAQDHHHEVEGEKK; from the coding sequence ATGCAAAATAAACATGGTCCACAGGGAAAAAATTGGCTCGGGCAACCTGCCAACCTCGGGCTGCTGGGTTTTCTTGCAATTGTGGGTTTTCTTCTCTTGAGTGAGCACTGGGCGCATTTTTTTGGCATCTTGCCATATTTGTTGTTATTGGCCTGCCCGTTTATACACCTGTTTATGCATCGAAAGCACGGCGCTCAGGATCATCACCACGAAGTGGAGGGAGAAAAAAAATGA
- a CDS encoding isoprenylcysteine carboxylmethyltransferase family protein — protein sequence MNEAPSYGLWSLVIVNSLIFILFAFSFTKPRTARDWRSFGAFSGFLVALFTEMYGFPLTIYFLSGWLQSRYPGVDWFAHDSGHLPEMLFGWRGNPHFGPFHLLSLVFIVGGFSLLANAWKVLYSAQRTQTLAVTGPYAYIRHPQYAAFVLIMLGFLFQWPTLLTLLMFPILLYMYMHLARREEAEVEKQFGEAYSRYKAVTPMFFPNFKRKVKSEV from the coding sequence ATGAATGAAGCCCCTTCCTACGGACTTTGGTCGTTGGTGATCGTCAACTCCCTCATCTTCATACTCTTCGCGTTCAGTTTTACGAAGCCTCGAACAGCGCGGGATTGGCGATCGTTCGGCGCATTTTCAGGATTCCTGGTGGCACTGTTCACGGAGATGTACGGTTTTCCGCTCACGATTTATTTCCTGTCCGGCTGGCTTCAGAGCCGTTACCCCGGCGTCGACTGGTTCGCACACGATTCGGGACACCTGCCCGAGATGCTATTCGGCTGGCGGGGAAACCCGCATTTTGGCCCGTTTCATCTGTTGAGTCTTGTTTTCATCGTGGGCGGATTTTCCTTGTTGGCAAACGCCTGGAAGGTGCTCTATTCGGCACAGCGGACCCAAACCCTCGCCGTTACCGGTCCGTATGCGTATATCCGCCACCCTCAGTACGCGGCCTTTGTGCTGATTATGCTTGGGTTTTTATTCCAATGGCCGACACTCCTGACCTTGCTGATGTTCCCGATCCTTCTTTATATGTATATGCACTTGGCCCGCCGAGAAGAAGCCGAAGTGGAAAAACAATTTGGGGAGGCCTATAGTCGCTACAAAGCGGTAACACCGATGTTTTTTCCAAATTTTAAGAGAAAAGTAAAATCCGAGGTTTAA
- a CDS encoding c-type cytochrome, with the protein MRKVSLKMKLFPLFVVLVSLGIVPVLSSLFASEDQHGKQSMGGMEAPVSEDVMMGKMIYSMSCVFCHGSNGKGDGPASFFLGPYSHPRPNDFTRGIFKFRSTESGEYPTLSDLMRTIREGIPGFMPSFRNMGEEKIRQVALYIAEEFIQDELPKKTTIKYVEHVGPYMYSVESVKRGKKLYQELKCYECHGKNGRGAVVNFKDERGLSIMPVDLTLRETFGNGTSHEDIYRTIMTGLDGTPMPSYSNLFSGREDQAWDLVHYILFLGEK; encoded by the coding sequence ATGAGAAAAGTCAGTTTGAAAATGAAACTGTTTCCGCTGTTTGTAGTTTTGGTCAGTCTCGGTATCGTGCCCGTCCTCTCCAGTCTGTTTGCTTCAGAAGACCAACATGGAAAACAATCCATGGGCGGAATGGAAGCCCCTGTTTCTGAGGATGTCATGATGGGAAAAATGATCTATTCCATGAGCTGTGTTTTTTGTCATGGAAGCAATGGAAAAGGGGACGGCCCCGCTTCTTTTTTCCTCGGCCCTTATTCCCATCCCAGACCGAATGATTTTACACGGGGGATTTTCAAATTTAGATCCACAGAATCGGGGGAGTACCCCACCCTGTCCGATCTAATGAGAACGATCCGGGAAGGAATTCCAGGCTTTATGCCTTCTTTTCGAAATATGGGCGAGGAAAAGATCAGGCAGGTGGCCTTATATATCGCGGAGGAATTTATCCAGGATGAGTTGCCAAAGAAGACGACGATCAAGTATGTGGAACATGTGGGCCCTTATATGTATTCCGTTGAAAGCGTTAAAAGAGGGAAAAAGTTGTACCAAGAATTAAAATGTTATGAATGCCACGGAAAGAACGGGAGAGGGGCGGTTGTCAATTTTAAGGATGAAAGAGGCCTTTCCATCATGCCTGTGGATTTAACGTTACGGGAGACATTCGGAAATGGGACCAGTCATGAGGATATTTATCGGACGATTATGACCGGGCTGGATGGAACACCCATGCCTTCCTATAGTAATCTTTTTTCGGGTAGAGAGGATCAGGCTTGGGACTTGGTTCATTATATCCTGTTCCTCGGAGAGAAATGA
- a CDS encoding FG-GAP-like repeat-containing protein: protein MTLKINNIGNTSALYSIYLLMTILLVACGGNGNGGGGGQANTAPVAKAGADQSVLKNGVVKLDGSGSSDGENDPLTFRWEITSKPLGSQATLTKPGRGGAILREATTVNPTFKADVRGAYVIGLVVNDGQLDSAPDSVTVQAKVFPEQRFTTGNSPESVFVSDLDGDGLKDLVAANDLSDDVSVLLGKGDGTFQAQEVFNAGNGPESVFVSDLNGDGKEDLVTANLSSDDLSVLLGNGDGTFQTQMIVPVGDGPESVFVSDLNGDGEEDLVAANIFSDNVSVVLGNGDGTFQAQKVFLAGARPISVFVSDFNGDGIKDLVTPNESIDEASVLLGIGDGTFQAKQAFSVGDSPRSVYVADLNGDEIEDLVTANSSDDVSVLLGNGDGTFQPQQVFSVGGGPGSVFVSDFNGDGNKDLVTANSSDDVSVLLGNGDGTFQAQTVFPTGDSPDFVFVSDLNADGNKDLVTTHGSLNNISILFGNGDGTFQPLQVFGVGDRPSSIFVADLNKDGVPDLVTANSSDNVSVLLAQ, encoded by the coding sequence ATGACTCTAAAAATCAATAACATCGGTAATACATCGGCCCTTTATTCTATTTACTTATTAATGACGATCCTATTGGTTGCCTGTGGAGGTAATGGGAACGGAGGTGGTGGCGGCCAAGCCAATACGGCACCTGTGGCCAAGGCCGGTGCGGACCAGAGTGTGTTGAAGAACGGGGTGGTCAAGCTGGATGGCAGCGGCAGCAGCGATGGGGAAAACGATCCCTTAACTTTCAGGTGGGAGATCACTTCCAAGCCTTTGGGAAGCCAAGCCACTTTAACAAAGCCTGGGAGAGGAGGGGCTATTCTTAGGGAGGCTACCACAGTGAACCCTACTTTTAAGGCAGATGTGAGAGGGGCCTATGTGATCGGTTTGGTGGTCAATGATGGTCAGTTGGACAGCGCTCCGGATTCGGTCACAGTCCAGGCAAAGGTATTCCCGGAGCAACGATTTACGACTGGAAATTCCCCTGAATCCGTATTTGTGTCGGATCTGGATGGAGATGGATTGAAGGATCTAGTGGCGGCGAACGATTTGTCAGATGATGTTTCGGTACTCCTTGGCAAAGGAGATGGGACGTTTCAGGCACAGGAGGTTTTCAACGCGGGAAATGGTCCTGAATCCGTCTTTGTATCAGATCTGAATGGGGATGGAAAGGAGGACCTGGTTACAGCGAATCTATCTTCAGATGACCTCTCGGTTCTTTTGGGCAATGGAGACGGGACGTTTCAGACTCAGATGATCGTGCCCGTGGGAGATGGTCCGGAATCCGTCTTTGTGTCAGATCTGAATGGAGATGGAGAAGAGGACCTGGTGGCGGCAAACATATTTTCAGATAATGTTTCGGTGGTTCTGGGCAATGGGGACGGGACATTCCAGGCCCAGAAGGTTTTCCTTGCGGGGGCTCGCCCTATTTCCGTTTTTGTGTCGGATTTTAATGGGGACGGAATAAAAGACCTTGTCACACCGAATGAGTCAATAGATGAAGCCTCGGTCCTATTGGGAATTGGGGATGGGACGTTTCAGGCAAAGCAAGCCTTCTCCGTAGGAGACTCCCCCCGCTCCGTTTATGTAGCCGATCTCAACGGGGATGAGATTGAGGACTTGGTCACGGCAAATTCATCAGATGATGTCTCGGTTCTTTTGGGCAACGGGGACGGAACGTTTCAGCCCCAACAGGTTTTCAGTGTGGGAGGAGGGCCTGGTTCAGTCTTTGTGTCAGATTTTAATGGGGATGGGAATAAGGACCTGGTCACGGCAAATTCATCAGATGATGTCTCGGTGCTTCTGGGCAATGGAGACGGAACGTTTCAAGCCCAGACGGTCTTCCCCACGGGAGATAGCCCCGATTTTGTCTTTGTGTCAGATCTGAATGCAGATGGAAATAAGGACCTAGTCACTACGCATGGGAGCCTTAATAATATTTCGATCCTCTTTGGAAATGGGGATGGGACGTTTCAGCCTCTTCAGGTCTTTGGGGTTGGAGATAGGCCTTCTTCTATCTTTGTTGCGGACCTGAATAAGGATGGAGTGCCGGACCTGGTCACTGCAAATTCATCAGATAATGTCTCGGTACTCCTGGCGCAATAA
- a CDS encoding GIY-YIG nuclease family protein, translated as MKTKKATTHSKPRWVVYMVKCADDSLYTGITTDLSRRLKEHNHGQLPSAKYTRTRRPVTFAYQENVDTRSEAAKRENEIKALSRKEKEKLIHKNKNRPRTSNKLPLSDRRLVNPTRKKPVPTDKV; from the coding sequence ATGAAAACAAAAAAAGCCACAACGCATTCAAAGCCCCGCTGGGTTGTCTACATGGTCAAGTGCGCCGATGACAGCCTCTATACCGGCATCACCACGGACCTCTCACGCCGCCTAAAAGAGCACAACCACGGCCAATTACCAAGCGCCAAATACACCCGAACTCGGCGCCCGGTCACATTTGCCTATCAGGAAAACGTAGACACCCGTTCTGAAGCCGCCAAACGGGAAAATGAAATCAAAGCGCTCTCACGAAAAGAAAAAGAAAAGCTCATCCACAAAAATAAAAACCGGCCCCGGACTTCCAATAAACTCCCCCTTTCTGATAGAAGACTTGTTAATCCAACCAGGAAAAAGCCCGTGCCAACTGATAAAGTTTAA